A stretch of the Actinotalea sp. JY-7876 genome encodes the following:
- a CDS encoding ATP-binding protein gives MSSRVRPGSATSLTRRLAVASTAVGVALALLTGAALWALVAFTERLEAVTGLYFDAVTEADSAYTMFVDAETAVRGYALTGDPVTLEPYSRLTAGVADFLTGTATEQALVEDLGVDHAVLDLRADVASALRAWSDDFADPTIAAVEADGPAAVAPGDIERGRLLFEDVRTPMEEYLDAVKLERAAAVDELNAWNRVLRAVLLVFALGAVAVGALLWVYLRRWVTTPLAQLAQDARVVADGDVAHPVAVTGPGEVGQVGRDVEQMRLRLVDLLAEAHASRAALEESHAQLVEQAEDLRRSNRDLEQFAYVASHDLQEPLRKVASFTQLLAKRYEGQLDERADQYIAFAVDGAKRMQRLINDLLGFSRVGRIGGELSDVDLDAVVRRVVGDLDEQIAESGGEVLTQDLPVVRGEEPLLTQLVANLVGNALKFRHPERAPRVRLEGRRAGDVWELACHDNGIGIDPQYADRVFVIFQRLHAKDVYEGTGIGLALCKKIVEYHGGQIWIDPEPADGGTTIRWTLPVRGADGVEPDGAQADGADRADPVGSARAAEVDVAHEDAGTGGEDAAR, from the coding sequence GTGAGCTCTCGGGTCCGGCCCGGCAGTGCGACCTCGCTGACCCGGCGCCTGGCGGTCGCGAGCACGGCGGTGGGGGTGGCGCTCGCGCTGCTGACCGGCGCCGCCCTCTGGGCGCTCGTGGCGTTCACCGAGCGGCTGGAGGCCGTGACCGGGCTGTACTTCGACGCGGTCACCGAGGCGGACTCCGCCTACACGATGTTCGTCGACGCCGAGACGGCGGTGCGCGGGTACGCGCTCACCGGCGACCCCGTGACCCTGGAGCCCTACTCGCGGCTCACGGCCGGCGTGGCGGACTTCCTCACCGGCACCGCGACGGAGCAGGCGCTCGTCGAGGACCTCGGCGTGGACCACGCGGTCCTCGACCTGCGGGCCGACGTCGCCTCGGCGCTCCGGGCGTGGTCGGACGACTTCGCCGACCCCACCATCGCGGCCGTCGAGGCCGACGGGCCCGCCGCGGTGGCCCCCGGGGACATCGAGCGCGGCCGCCTGCTGTTCGAGGACGTGCGCACACCGATGGAGGAGTACCTCGACGCCGTGAAGCTCGAGCGTGCGGCCGCCGTCGACGAGCTCAACGCCTGGAACCGCGTGCTGCGCGCCGTGCTCCTCGTCTTCGCCCTGGGCGCGGTCGCCGTGGGGGCCCTGCTGTGGGTGTACCTGCGGCGCTGGGTGACCACCCCGTTGGCCCAGCTGGCGCAGGACGCCCGCGTCGTGGCGGACGGCGACGTCGCGCACCCCGTGGCCGTGACCGGCCCGGGCGAGGTGGGCCAGGTCGGACGCGACGTCGAGCAGATGCGGCTGCGCCTGGTGGACCTCCTGGCGGAGGCGCACGCGTCGCGCGCGGCGCTCGAGGAGTCCCACGCCCAGCTCGTGGAGCAGGCGGAGGACCTGCGGCGGTCCAACCGCGACCTCGAGCAGTTCGCGTACGTCGCCTCGCACGACCTGCAGGAGCCGCTGCGCAAGGTCGCCAGCTTCACGCAGCTGCTCGCCAAGCGGTACGAGGGGCAGCTCGACGAGCGCGCCGACCAGTACATCGCCTTCGCGGTCGACGGCGCCAAGCGCATGCAGCGTCTCATCAACGACCTGCTCGGCTTCTCCCGCGTCGGGCGGATCGGCGGCGAGCTGTCGGACGTGGACCTGGACGCGGTGGTCCGTCGGGTGGTCGGGGACCTCGACGAGCAGATCGCCGAGTCGGGCGGCGAGGTGCTGACCCAGGACCTGCCGGTCGTGCGCGGGGAGGAGCCCCTGCTCACGCAGCTGGTGGCGAACCTCGTCGGCAACGCCCTGAAGTTCCGGCACCCCGAGCGGGCGCCGCGCGTGCGCCTGGAGGGGCGCCGCGCGGGCGACGTGTGGGAGCTCGCCTGCCACGACAACGGCATCGGCATCGACCCGCAGTACGCCGACCGGGTCTTCGTGATCTTCCAGCGGCTGCACGCCAAGGACGTCTACGAGGGCACGGGCATCGGGCTGGCCCTGTGCAAGAAGATCGTGGAGTACCACGGCGGCCAGATCTGGATCGACCCCGAGCCCGCCGACGGCGGCACCACGATCCGCTGGACGCTGCCCGTGCGGGGCGCCGACGGCGTCGAGCCCGACGGTGCCCAGGCCGACGGTGCCGACCGCGCGGATCCCGTAGGCTCGGCGCGGGCTGCCGAGGTGGACGTGGCCCACGAGGACGCCGGTACCGGCGGGGAGGACGCTGCTCGATGA
- a CDS encoding response regulator: MTDPKPIDVLLVEDDPGDVLMTREAFAENKVANRLAVVSDGVSALAFLRKEGEHADAPTPDLILLDLNLPRMDGREVLAAMKSDDQLRRIPVVVLTTSEAEEDVLRSYSLHANAYVTKPVDFDRFIDVVRQIDDFFVSVVRLPSR; encoded by the coding sequence ATGACCGATCCCAAGCCGATCGACGTGCTGCTCGTGGAGGACGACCCGGGCGACGTCCTCATGACGCGCGAGGCGTTCGCCGAGAACAAGGTCGCCAACCGCCTCGCCGTCGTGAGCGACGGCGTCAGCGCGCTGGCCTTCCTGCGCAAGGAGGGCGAGCACGCCGACGCGCCGACGCCGGACCTGATCCTCCTGGACCTCAACCTGCCCCGCATGGACGGCCGCGAGGTCCTGGCGGCGATGAAGTCCGACGACCAGCTGCGCCGGATCCCCGTCGTCGTGCTGACGACGTCGGAGGCCGAGGAGGACGTGCTGCGCAGCTACTCGCTGCACGCCAACGCCTACGTCACCAAGCCGGTCGACTTCGATCGCTTCATCGACGTCGTCCGCCAGATCGACGACTTCTTCGTCTCGGTGGTCCGGCTCCCCTCGCGCTGA